A genomic region of Pithys albifrons albifrons isolate INPA30051 chromosome 20, PitAlb_v1, whole genome shotgun sequence contains the following coding sequences:
- the MYMK gene encoding protein myomaker — MGSLVAKLLLPTISTLVFLPTISIAAKRRFHMEAMVYFFTMFFVAFYHVCDGPGLSVLCFMRYDILEYFSIYGTALSIWVSLMALAEFDEPKRSTFIMFGVLTIAVRIYHDRWGYGVYSGPIGTAVLVITVKWLQKMKEKKGLYPDKSVYTQQIGPGFCFGALALMLRFFFEEWDYTYVHSFYHCALAMAFVLLLPKENKKAGSAGTPARLDCSTLCCCV, encoded by the exons ATGGGTTCACTGGTGGCCAAGCTCCTTCTGCCCACCATCAGCACCTTGGTCTTCCTCCCCACCATCAGCATCGCAGCCAAGCGGCGTTTCCACATGGAAGCCATGGTTTACTTCTTCACCATGTTCTTCGTGGCG ttttaCCACGTATGTGATGGCCCCGGCTTATCAGTGCTGTGCTTCATGCGCTATGATATCCTGGAGTACTTCAGCATCTACGGAACAGCCCTGTCCATCTGGGTGTCCCTGATGG ccctggcagagtttgatGAGCCAAAGCGATCGACCTTCATCATGTTCGGCGTTCTCACCATTGCCGTGAGGATCTACCACGACCGCTGGGGCTACGGCGTCTACTCAGGACCCATCGGGACGGCCGTGCTGGTGATAACCGTGAAATGG ctacagaagatgaaagagaagaaagggcTGTATCCAGACAAGAGTGTCTACACCCAACAGATTGGTCCTGGCTTCTGTTTCGGGGCATTAGCTCTGATGCTGAGGTTCTTCTTTGAG GAGTGGGATTACACCTACGTGCACAGCTTCTACCACTGCGCCTTGGCCATGgcctttgtgctgctgctgcccaaggaGAACAAGAAGGCTGGGAGCGCTGGGACCCCTGCCAGGCTCGACTGCTCCACGCTCTGTTGCTGTGTCTGA